The Amblyomma americanum isolate KBUSLIRL-KWMA chromosome 5, ASM5285725v1, whole genome shotgun sequence genome window below encodes:
- the LOC144133546 gene encoding transmembrane protein 223 yields MFCRGLGSLSVSAVRFRAARLGLLAKNGQWSTPAARSGSSSAQSAQQPSARLPFEVDTNVAKHTEVYRFDNFGVFASLRMFTVVQLFLWSYMAHYCYAVTDPSEGVPPDVKRSGRVGGLLEFLRERLTTDRYRYGLVALCTTVGSLVVAGSSLFVLRSVRSIVLLKGGQRVWVQTYAPFRNVRGLEVPLEHISCLQSRLRKSSYITLKIKGHWFYFMLDQRGTFPHPRLFDNTVGVSRKF; encoded by the exons ATGTTTTGCCGAGGGCTCGGATCTCTCTCCGTGAGTGCGGTCCGCTTCAGAGCAGCACGACTCGGTTTGCTGGCCAAGAACGGCCAGTGGTCGACACCGGCGGCTCGCTCAGGCAGTTCGTCGGCGCAAAGTGCCCAGCAACCATCGGCGCGTTTGCCTTTCGAAGTAGATACAAACGTTGCAAAGCACACGGAAGTCTACCGGTTCGACAACTTCGGTGTGTTCGCGTCGCTCAGGATGTTTACCGTAGTGCAGCTTTTCCTCTGGTCGTACATGGCCCACTACTGTTACGCGGTGACTGATCCCAGCGAGGGTGTTCCTCCGGATGTGAAAAGGAGTGGAAGAGTGGGTGGACTGCTAGAGTTCCTCCGCGAGCGGCTCACAACCGACCGGTACCGTTATGGCCTGGTAGCTCTGTGCACTACAGTCG GCAGCCTGGTGGTGGCGGGAAGCTCGCTGTTCGTCCTTCGCAGCGTGCGCTCCATCGTGCTGCTGAAAGGCGGCCAGCGGGTGTGGGTGCAGACGTATGCGCCCTTCCGAAATGTGCGCGGCCTCGAGGTTCCGCTGGAGCACATCAGCTGCCTCCAGTCGCGGCTGCGCAAGTCCAGCTACATCACACTGAAGATCAAGGGCCACTGGTTCTACTTCATGCTCGACCAGCGGGGCACATTCCCCCACCCGAGGCTGTTCGACAACACCGTCGGCGTCAGCCGGAAGTTTTAA